The following is a genomic window from Rhodoferax sp. PAMC 29310.
CGAAGAATGGGATGACGAAGGGCAAAAAACATGGTGTTTCCTTTCATGAAACCAGGGGACGGGGACAACTTATTGACCGAACTCGCGCAGCTTGAAACGCTGCAGCTTGCCGGTCTGGGTGCGGGGCAATGCGCTGACAAAGGCAATGGCGCGCGGGTATTTGTAAGGGGCAATCGTGCTTTTCACAAAGTCTTGCAGCGTTTTGATCATGGACTCGTTCGGCTCATGCCCTGCGCGCAGTGCGACAAAGGCTTTGACAATGTAACCGCGCTCTGCGTCAGGTTCACCCACTACGGCGCATTCGGCCACGGCCGGGTGCAGCATGAGGGCTTCTTCTACCTCAGGCGAGGCGATGTTATAGCCCGCAGAAATAATCATGTCATCGGTGCGGGCCTGGTAGAAAAAGTAGCCATCGGCGTCCATCAGGTAGGCATCACCCGTGAGGTTCCAGCCATCCTGCACGTAGTTGGCTTGGCGCTCGTCGGCCAGATAGCGGCAACCCGTGGGTCCGCGAACCGCCAGTTTGCCGATCGTGCCGGGCGGCACGGGTTGGCCTTGCTCGTCCACCACCCGCGCCTCATAGCCCGGCACCACTGTGCCGGTGGCACCTGGGCGAGCGTTGGCCTCGTCGGCCGAGATAAAGATGTGCAGCATCTCGGTGGCGCCGATGCCATCAATCAACTCAATGCCCGTGGCCTCGCGCCACAACGTTCGGGTGGAAACGGGCAAGGCCTCGCCGGCAGAGATGCAGCGGCGAAGCGCTGTTTTTCGAATGTCGAGTCCCCGCGCCGCCAACGTGCGATACGAGGTAGGCGCCGTGAACAGAACGGTGGCGCCAAAGGTCTGAATGCCGTCCAGCAGCTGTGTCGGGCCCGCTTTTTCAAGCAGTACCGTGGAGGCACCCACTGACATGGGAAACAGCAACAAGCCCCCTAGGCCAAAGGTGAAGGCCAGCGGCGGGCTACCGATGAAAACATCGTCCGCTGAAGGGCGCAGCACGTGGCGGGGCCAACAGTGGCATATGGCCATCACGTCGCGGTGAAAGTGCAGCGTGGCTTTGGGAATGCCGGTGGTGCCGGAGGTGAAGGCAATCAGGCAGGTATCGTCCGCCGCAGTGGCCACGTTCTCAAACGCACCGGATTGGCGCGCCATGGCAGCCTCCAGACCGTCAGGGCCGTCGTAATTGAAGTGACGAATTTGACGCAACACGGGGCACTGCAGCGCGGTTTTCTGAACCTCGTCTGCCAAGTGGGCGTCACACAGCGCATGGGTGATTTCTGCCTTGTTAACAATGGCAGTGAGTTCCTTGGCGCGCAGCAAAGGCATGGTGGCCACCGCGATGCCGCCCGCCTTGATGACGGCAAACCAGCACGCCGCCATCATGGGGGTGTTGGGGGCGTGCAATAAAACCCGGTTGCCGCTGACAAGACCCATGTCGTGAACCAACACGTTGGCAATGCGATTGGCCTTCTCGCGCAGGTCGGCGTAGGTCCAGCGCAGACCCGCAGCCTGAATGCACAGGCGCTCACCGCGGCCTTCGTCAATGTGGCGGTCCAGCAGTTCGGTCGCGCAATTCAATTGCGCCGGAAACTGCAGCTCCGGCAGATTGAACACAAAGACCGGTTGTTTCCCGGCTGGGGGCAAATGGTCGTTGGCAAAGGTGTCAATGTGGGCACTGGGCATAGCGGACCTCGTTGGTGAAAGCGGGTGGCGTGTGCGGCGGGTCAGGATGCTTGCGTCGCGGGGAAATCGCGCAAGAGCTCGCGGGCAATGATGAGTTGCTGCACCTCCGTGGCGCCTTCGTAAATACGCAGGGACCGAATCTCCCGGTAAAGCCGCTCGACCGTTTGACCGCTGACGACGCCCAGCCCGCCCCAGATTTGCACCGCTGCATCAATGACCTGTTGCGCGCCTTCGGTGGCGCTCATCTTAGCCATGGCCGCTTCCCGGGTCACATTGCGCCCCTGGTCGCGCTGCCACGCCGCGCGGTAGGTGAGCAAGGCCGTGCTGTCCACGGTGGTGGCCATCTGGGCCAGCTTGGCCTGGGTAAGCTGAAAGTCAGCCAACGTTTGATTGAACATCTTGCGCGTGGTGGCGCGGTGCAGGGCCTCGTCCAGCGCGCGACGGGCAAAGCCAAGCGATGCAGCCGCCACACTGGTTCGGAACACATCCAGCGTTCGCATGGCGATTTTGAAACCCTCGGCGGGCGCGCCCACACGCTGGGCCAAGGGAATTCGGCAGTTGGTGAACTGCAGGGTAGCCAGTGGATGCGGTGCAATCACCTGAATCCGCTCGGTGACCTCGAACCCCGGCGTGTCGGCGTCCACGATGAAGGCGCTGATGCCGCGCGGGCCTGGCGCCTCGCCAGTGCGGGCAAACACCACATAAAAATCGGCAATACCGCCGTTGGAAATCCAGGTCTTGCTGCCATTGAGCACCACCTCGTCGCCCTCAACCTCGGCCCGGCACTGCAGGGCGCCCACGTCAGAGCCGGCATCGGGCTCACTCAATGCAAACGCGGCAATGGCCTCGCCACGGGCGACGCGAGGCAGGTAGTGCTGCTTTTGCGCGTCTGTGCCCGCCAGGCTGATGGCGCCTGACCCCAGTCCCTGCATGGCAAAGGCGAAGTCGGCCAGGCCGTTGTGGCGGGCCAATGTTTCTCGAATCAGGCAAATGGCGCGGGTGTCGATGCTGTCGCCGGCGCCGCCATAGGCCGTCCCGCCGATGGCGTGTTGCAGCCAGCCGGCTTGGCCGAGTGAGCGAACCAGTGCTTTGCATTCGGCGTCCACGTCGTCGCCGTGCGTCTGGTTGATGTGTTCCGCAGCCCAAGCATCCAGTCGGCGGGCGAGGTCGCCGTGACGAGGTTCAAAAAAGGGCCAGTTGAGGTAGTGGGAGTCGCTCATGGTGATCTCCTTCAGTTGCCTTGGAAGACAGGTTTTTGTTTGGCCACAAAGGCCTCATAGGCTCGTTTGTAGTCGTTGGTCAGCATGCAAATGGTTTGCGCCTGGGCTTCGGCCTCGATCGCTTGCTCAATCGTCATGGCCCACTCTTGGTGCAACATGGTTTTGGTGATGCCGTTGGCAAAGGTGGGGCCAATGGCTAGGTCACGAGCCAGCGCGGTGACTTGTATTTCCAACTCTTCCGGGCTGCAAAGGCGGTTGAAAAAGCCACTACGCTCGGCCTCTTCGCCCCCAATCGAGCGCCCGGTGTACAGCCACTCACTGGCGCGCCCCTGGCCAATGATGCGCGGCAGCATGGCGCAGGCACCCATGTCGCAGCCGGCCAATCCAACTCGGTTGAACAAAAAGGCGGTTTTGCTGCGGGCCGTGCCCAAGCGCATATCGGACGCCATGGAGAGAATGGCACCGGCGCCGGCGCATACCCCATCCACTGCCGCAATGATGGGCTGCGGACAGGCGCGCATGGCTTTCACCAGATCACCGGTCATGCGAGTGAACATCAGCAGCTCCGGGGCTGGCAAATCGATCAGCGGGCCGATGATTTCATGCACGTCCCCGCCAGAGCAGAAATTGCCGCCCGCCCCAGTGAGAACCACCACTGTCACATCCTGGGCGTATTTGAGCTGGCTGAACAAGTCGCGCAATTCGGCATAAGAGTCAAAAGTGAGCGGGTTTTTACGCTCCGGGCGGTTCAGCGTGACCGTGCCTACGCCTGCTTCCACTTGCCATTTAAAATGTTGGGCTGGGTAGCCTGCCAGTAACTTGTGGTTTCCCGCCCGCAGAGCGGGGTCCGGAGGGATTGGGGTGTGGTTCATCGGTTGTCCTTGTTGGTTTGTTCTTGCACGCGCACCACGTGCACACGCAGGGCGCCGAGTTGGCTGTAGAGCTGCTGGACGGTGCTGGGGTCCAGGCCCGAGAAGAGTTCAAGAATCCACTGTTCGTGCGCCTGGGCCATGGTCTCAAAGGTTTTTCGACCTTGTTCGGTCAAACGGACGATCCAGGCACGCCGGTCAGCCGGACTGTTCTCCCGAGTAACAAATCCATCTCGCACCAATTCATCGGTGACACCGGTCACATTGCCGCCGGTCACCATCAGGTAGCGAGACAGGTCCTTCATCTTCAGGCCGTCGGGCTGGCGGTACAGCTGCGCCATGTAGTCAAAGCGAGGCAAAGAGGTGTCGAATCGGTTGCGCAAGCGGCGCCGGATTTCATCCTCGATTTGGGTCGTGCTGGCCAGCAGGCGCAGCCACAGCTTCAAGGCAGCGTGGTCGCCCAGTTCCGAGCGGGCCTCGTGGCCCAGTTCGTCCGCGTCGGTGAGCAGGGTTCGGCTGGGGTCGGTTTTGCTGGTCATGACATGATCTCTCCGCCGCAAACGGGAATGGATTGGCCGGTGACGGCAGAGGCGCCCGTGCCGCACAGCCAAAGCACGGTGTCGGCGACCTCCAAGGGCTGCACCAACTGGCCTTGGGGGTTGCCCGCCGCAAACCCGGCGCGCGCCGCGACGGAGCTGCGGCCGGTTTTCTGCATGACGTTGTCGATGCTGTCGCTCAGCAAATCGGTGTCGGTGTAGCCGGGGCACACTGCGTTGACTGTGATGCCCTTCTTCGCCACCTCTAGCGCCAGCGCCCGCGTCAGGCCGATGACGCCGTGCTTGGCGGCGCAGTAGGCGCTTACATAAGCGTAGCCGGTCAGACCGGCGGTGCTGGCCATATTCACCACACGACCCCATCCGGCCTGCAACATGTCAGGCAGTGCGGCCTGGCTGCACAGAAAGGTGCCGGTGAGGTTGACGGCCAGCATCTGCTGCCACAGGGCTTCGTCGGTCTTCAGGATTGGCGCACTGGTCGCTTGGCCGGCGTTGTTGATCAAGATCTGCACGGGTCCAAACCGGTTGCGGGCACTGGCAAATGCAGCGGTCACCTGTGTCGCGTCCGCCACATCGGCCACCACGGCGTGAAACTGGTCAGGCAAGGTGGCCACCAGTGCATCAAGCACGTCTTGCCGTCGCCCCATCACGGTCACTTTGGCGCCCGCAGCCACGAGTTGGCGGGCAACAGCGGCGCCAATGCCGCTGCCACCCCCGGTGACCAGCGCGTGGCGACCCGCCAATGGGTGAGTCAGGGGCGTGGGCATCACGCTTCCACCGACCGGGCGGGTGATGAGGCGGCCAGGGCGGCTTGCGCCTTCTCCCGCTGGAAATTGGCCTCCATCTGCGCTTTGCCCGAGACATAGGGTTTGGGCCAGGGCATGGGGGTATAACCAATTTTGGCGGCCTCTGTCAAAGTCCAGGCCGGGTTGGCCAGGTGGGGGCGGGCCACGGCGCACAAGTCGGCCCGGCCGGATGCAATGATGCTGTTCACATGATCGGCTTCGCTGATGGCGCCCACCGCAATGGTGGGGATACCCGCTTCCTGGCGAATGCGGTCGGCAAATGGAGTTTGAAACATGCGCCCATACACTGGCTTTTCTTGTTTGCTGACCTGACCCGATGAACAGTCGATCAGGTCGGCGCCGGCGGCTTTGAAGGCGCGGGCCACTTCAACGGCGTCTGCCGGGGTGATGCCGCCTTCCACCCAGTCATGGGCGGAAATGCGCACCGACATAGGCCGCTCGGTCGGCCACACTGCGCGGACCGCGGAAAACACCTCCAATGGATATCGCAGGCGGTTGCTCAAATCACCGCCAAACTCGTCAGTACGCTGGTTGGTCAGAGGCGAGATAAAGCTGGACAACAGGTAGCCGTGCGCGCAGTGCAACTCCAGCCATTCCACGCCAATCTCGGCGGCGGCTTGCGCGCTGGCGACAAACTGGGCTTTGACCTCGACCATCTCTGCGCGGCTCATTTCACGGGCGGTCTGGCTGACGCCCGCGAGGTACTGCTGCTGCGACGCGGAAACGACAGGCCAGTTGCCGGACACCAGCGGTTGGTCCATGCCTTCCCAAGCCAGCCGGGTGGATGCTTTGGCACCCGCATGACCAAGTTGCATGGCGAATTTGGCGTCACTGTGGGAGTGGACCCAGTCAACAATGCGCTTCCAGGCTACCGTGTGCTCCGGCGCATAAAGCCCAGGACACCCAGGGGTGATGCGGGCCTCGGCGCTGACGCAGGTCATCTCGGCGAACACCAGGGCGGCGCCACCCAGCGCGCGGGCACCCAGGTGCACGAGGTGGTAGTCACCGGCCACACCGTCCACGGCGGAGTATTGCGCCATGGGGGAAACTACCACTCGGTTTTTGAGCGTGAGGCCGCGCACCGTGTAGGGTGTGAACATGGGCGGTGGGGCCGCTTGGTCGTTGGCAACAGCAACACCGGCGCGCTTTGCAAACCAGCGTTCGAAGTTGCCCAACCAGACGCTATCTCGCAGCCGTAGGTTTTCGTGGCTGATGCGCTGGCTGCGGGTCAGCATCGAGTACATGAATTGTGGTGGCTCCAACTGATCGCAGTAGCGCATGCCGCACACTTCAAACCACTCCATGGCGTTCCAGGCGGCGTTTTGCAGGCGCAACACATCGACATGGCGCAAGGCTTGGTATCGCGTCAGTACGGCCAGGATTTGGTCAGGGGTGTCGCCGAGCGTTGTAAATTGCCGTGCCAGCTCAATGGCGTCTTCAATGGCGAGTTTGGTGCCTGAGCCAATGGCGAAATGTGCGGTGTGCACCGCATCGCCCATCAGCACCACATGGCTGTTGCCGTTGAAAAATGACCATTGTGCGCATTTGACGCTCTGAAAATTCAGCCACGCCGAGCCGCGCAGGTGGCGGGCGTTGGTCATCAGGGCGGCACCTTTCAGGTTGGCGGCAAACACCTGTTCGCAAAAGGCGATGGACTGGTCCTGATCGGCTTGATCCAGCCCGTGTGCCAGCCAGGTTTCCTCGGTGCATTCGACAATAAAGGTGGTGGTGTTTTCGTCAAATTTGTACACATGGGCCTGAAACCAGCCGTGCTCTGTTTTCTCGAAGAGAAAGGTGAAGGCGTCATACAGCTTGTGGGTGCCCAGCCAGATGAATCGGTTGGGGCGCACGGTGATCTCGGGTTTGAACACCTCAGCGTGCTGGCTGCGAATGCGAGAGTTGATACCGTCGCTGGCAATGATCAAATCAGCGTCCGGGTACTGCGCGTCAGACTCGGCATCGGTCTCAAACATCAGTTTGACACCCAGCGCTTCGCAACGCACCTGAAGGATGTTGAGCAGCTTTTTGCGACCAATTCCCACAAAGCCATGACCACCCGAGCGAATCACGTCGCCCTTGAACATCAGTTCAATGTCATCCCAGTGGTTGAAGGCCTGGCGAATCTCGGCTGCTGTCACCGGATCTTGCGCCTGCATGTTGTCCATCGTCGCATCCGAGAAGACCACGCCCCAGCCGAAGGTGTCATAAGGCTTATTGCGCTCGACCACGGTAATGTCGTGGGCGGGGTTGTTTTGCTTCATCAGAAGCGCAAAGTACAAGCCAGAGGGGCCGCCGCCAATACAGACAATCTTCATTGCAATTCCAGTTCAAGTGGGATCTCGCAATTAGTTTAGGCTTAAAGCTTTAGATGTCAAGTAAATGAAAACCCTGCCCTGAAGTCGGCACGCAAGTCGCTCGCCACGGCATGATCGAGCTCATGGCATCGTAATTTTCAAGGGGGAGGTTGATTGTCCTGCGTGCTGAGGCGCGACGAATTGGCTGGGGCGGCGACTGCAGTCGCGAGAGAGAAGGCGGGCGCGGGTGCCTGCCGGGCAGCCCGCGTGACTTGAGGGGAGTTAGTTCAACAAAAAGGCGGCGGCGTATTTGCGCCGCTCGGCCAAGTCCAGTGCTTCATCGCTGGCGGCGCGGGTGGCCAGGGCCTCTTTGGTGAACGGAATCAGGGGTTTGTCCAGCGGGCGTAGCTTGTGGCGGCGCAGGCCGCGCAACTCCTGCGAACGCTCCATGGTCTGCAACACGCGCTCTGGTTCCATCATCAGGCTGAAGGGGGTGGCGGAAAAGTTGAGGTTTTTCATGGAATTCTCCGGTGGGTTCACAGCGCCTGACGAAGTCTTTGGCGCTTGATTGAACTGTAGCCCCCGGTCCCATGAACTGAAGTCAGTAAACGGCTGTAAACCGTGTAAGACTTTCCCTTACAGAGAAGCGTTGAAATGGGCTTTAAAGCAGGCGTACTTTTACGCTTTTGCCCTTGACCTTGCCGCCGTTGAGCTTCTGCATGGCCTGTAGCGCAATGTCCCGGTTCACCGCCACAAAGGTGGTGAATTCGGTCACGTTGATCTTGCCAATTTGCTCGCGGGTGTAGCCAGCGTCCGCCGTCAAAGCGCCCAAAACATCGCCGGGGCGAATCTTTTCCTTGCGCCCGCCCAAAATCTGCAGCGTCACCATCGGTGGCAGCAGGGGGCCTTCACCGGTGGGCAACAAGTCCTCCACTTTGTGCCAGGTCGACGGGCTGTTCTGGTACTGCTCAATCTTGCCAACAAAACCCATCTCGTTCATGGAAGCCAGGCTCAAGGCCAGACCAGACTCGCCCGCGCGGCCAGTGCGGCCAATGCGGTGCACATGCACCTCGGCGTCGGGCGTGATGTCGACATTGATCACGGCTTCCAACTGGTTGATGTCCAGTCCGCGTGAGGCCACATCGGTGGCCACCAACACCGAGCAGCTGCGATTGGCAAACTGGGCCAGCACCTGGTCGCGCTCGCGCTGCTCCAGTTCACCATACAGGGCCAGGGCGTTGAAGCCTTGTTCCTGCAGGTAGGTCACCAAATCTTTGCACTGCTGTTTGGTGTTGCAAAACGCCAGCGTGCTGATGGGGCGAAAGTGGTTCAGGAGTTGAGCCACGGTGGCCAGCCTGGTGTGGCGGGTGACTTCATAAAAACGCTGCTCGATCAGGCTCTCGGTGTGCAAGGACTCAACCTTGACTTGCACCGGGTCGCGCATGAATTGCTTGGCCAGCTTTTCAATGCCTTCGGGGTAGGTGGCCGAAAACAGCAAGGTTTGCCGCTCTTTGGGGCATTGCTTGGTGACGGTGGTGATGTCGTCCACAAAACCCATGTCCAGCATGCGGTCCGCTTCGTCCAGCACCAGGGTGTTGAGCGCGTCCAGATTCAGGTACTCGCGCTGAAGGTGGTCCATGATGCGACCCGGCGTGCCAACGACGATGTGGGCGCCATGCTCTAGCGAGGCGCGCTGGCCACGCAGGGCCACGCCGCCACACAGGGTGACGACCTTGATGTTTTCCTCGGCCCGCGCCAAACGGCGAATCTCAATGGTGACCTGATCTGCCAGCTCACGTGTGGGGCACAGCACCAGTGCTTGGACCGCGAAGCGGCGCGGGTTCAGGTTGGTGAGCAGGCTTAGGGCGAAGGCGGCGGTTTTGCCGCTGCCGGTTTTGGCTTGCGCAATCAAGTCTTTTCCCGCCAGGGCGGTGGGCAGGCTGGCGGCCTGAATCGGGGTCATGGCCAGGTAACCCAGTTGTGTCAGGTTCTCCAGCATGGCAGGGCTCAGCGGCAGCTTGTCGAAGCGGGCGCTGGCGTCGGGGGCGGCGGTGGCCGTCTTTTGTTCAATGGTACTCATAGGTGGATTATCGGTGGCAGGGTCCAGAAAGCCGCACGATGAGGGGTTTTGACCATAGTTTGTCAAAATACCCACTGGCGCGGATGGACCGCGCGTTTGAAGGAGATGGAATGCGACGCACCTGGTACCCCCTGATATTGGCTCCCCTATTGTTGATCGGCTGTGGCAATGCCGTGCTGAACCCGGTGAGCGGCGAGGCGGAACGCTCCGTCATGAGCGAACAGGCCGAAGTGGCCGAGGGCCAGAAGGGCCACCAGCAGGTGCTGCAGGAGTACGGCGTGGTGAAAGACGCCCGCCTGCAGGCCTATGTCAATGAGCTGGGGCAGCGTTTGGCCAAGCAGTCTCACCGCAATCAATTGCAGTGGCATTTCACCGTGCTGGACAGTCCGGAGATCAATGCCTTTGCTTTGCCCGGAGGCTATGTTTATGTCACCCGCGGCATCATGGCTTATATGGAGGACGAGGCCGATCTGGCCGGCGTGATCGGCCATGAGATCGGCCACGTCACCGCCCGCCATGGTGCACAGCGCGCGACGCGCCAGCAAGACGCAGGTTTGGGCGTGTTGGCGGCCACCCTGCTGGGCGCGGTGCTGGAAAGCCAGGGCATGTCTGGCGCGGGTCAAATGGCCAGTAACGTGTCGCAATCGGTGGCCTCGGGCTACGTCGCATCCTATGGGCGCGAGCAAGAGTTGCAATCCGATCAACTGGGTGCTGAATACCTGGCGCGCAGCAATTACGACCCGCAGAATATGGTCAACGTGATTACAGTGCTCAAAAATCAGGAGCGTTTTGCAGCGGACCAGGCCCGGGCCGAAGGTCGCCCGGTGGCCGAGGGCCGCAGCTGGCTGGCCTCGCACCCCAGCAATGACGAGCGCCTGCGAAATATCACCCAGTTGGCCGCCCAGTACAAAGGACGTTACAGCAACGAAGGGCGCGCGCGCTACCTGGCTGCCATCAACGGCATGGACTTTGGTGAGACCGCCGAGCAGGGGTTGACGCGTGGGCGCCAGTTCTATCATTCGTCATTGGGCATCGCGCTGACCGCCCCGCAGGGCTGGAAGATTCAAAACGCACCTGACAAGCTGGTGGTGGTCAATGGCGCCGGCGACGCAGCCCTGATTCTGAGAGCGGCACCCGCGCAGGCCGGGCGCAATCATGAAGAGGTGATTCGCAATTTACTCAAACCCACCCAAGGGCGCAGCGACCGGATGGTGATCAATGGCCTGCAAGCGACCCATTTCTCCGGCGCGCGTGCCAATGCACAGGGGCAGTCTCAAGCGATTGAGGCCACGGTCGTGAGCGGCCCGGGCGACAAAACCTACGTACTGAGTTATGCCGCCAAAGACGCCAACACCCTAGCCCAGGCACGGCGCCAGATTGACGAGACGCGAGGTTCTTTCCGGGCGATGACCGGCTCGGACCGGGCTGCCGCGCAGCCGTGGAACCTGAAAACCGCGCCCTATCCTCGGGGTGGTTTTGCCGAGTTGGCGCGCCGGTCACCGCTGGAGCGGGCGGAGCAGCAGTTGCGCCTGATCAACGGTGTTTACGGCGGTGGCGAGCCCCAAGCAGGGCAGTTGATCAAAATCGTACAGTAGATCTTAGATCGCAGGTGCTATTGAATAGATAGCTGTCTGCGCATGTAATACCGAGGGTAGGTCGATATTTCGCTTGAAATAAGAACTCCCTATCGCTTGATCTACTTGTCGTTCTTTGTGATCCCCAGCGACTTGGCCGCTGGGTACACCGTGGACTCCTCCAGCGCGATGTGGTTCTGAACCAGTGCCACAAAGATGGCCACCTGACTCACCAGCTCAGCCGGTTCAAACCAGCTGTTGCCTGAGGCAACAGCGCGCAACTTGGGCGAGAGTTCAATCCAGTTCTCCTCAATCCAGCCGTGATCCTGCTGCAGGGTTGTGACCGTCGCCTTCAGTTCGTCGTTGTCGCCAGCCAAAATCGGCGGGAATACCATCTTCTCTTCCTGCGCGTGGTGCGCGCGCGAGGTACCGGAGAAAAAGGTTTCAATCTGGTCGGCTTGTTGTTGGGCCTCGGCGTCGATGCCCTCAGCCTCAATTCGCGTAGCCAGCGCCGACAGCGCTTTGAGTTGCTCCAGCATCTGCTGATGGCAGGTATCCAGCGCAGAGAAACTTACGGGTTTGGGGTAGTTCGACATAGTGCCCTCCTGAAAAAGTTAGGTTTCATTGTCTTCAGCGAGCGGCGCTTTGCATTGATCGAAGTCAAGTCGACGGGCATTCCGCGGGGGAAACACATACGCCATAGATACTCACTGACAAGCCCTGTCAGGGTTTTTACAATGGGGCATCAACGAAAGCCCCCATGACCGAACTACACATCTCCACCCAATTCGATTCCGGCGCCATTGAGGTGCTCAGCCTGGCGGACCCCGGCGACATTCGCCTCAACATTCGCCCCGACAACGCCAGCGAATTTGCCCAGTGGTTTCACTTTTGCCTACATGGCGCCGCAGGCTTGCCGGTGCGTCTTCGTTTCATGAACGCCGGGCAATGCGCCTACCCCAAAGGCTGGGAAGGCTACCGCATGGCGGTCAGCTATGACCGTCAACACTGGTTTCGGGTCGACGCCCAGTTTGATGGCACGGAGATGACGGTGAATTTCACCCCGGCTTCGCAAAGCGTCTACTTTGCCTACTTTGAGCCGTATTCCTATGAGCGCCACCTGGATTTGATCGGGCTGGCCAGTGTGTCGGCACACGTCACCGTGGAGCGGCTTGGCAGCACCCTCGACGGGCGCGACATGACCTTGCTGCACATCACCGACGTCACCAGCGCCATCCCACTGGCGCAGAAGAAGAAGGTGTGGTTGATTGCCCGTCAGCACCCCGGCGAGAGCATGGCCGAATGGTTTGCCGAAGGTTTTCTGGAGCGCCTGTTGGATTGTGACGACGCCGTAGCCCGTGTCCTGCTTGAAAAGTGCGTGTTCTATGTCGTGCCGAATATGAACCCGGACGGCGCGGTGCGCGGCAACCTGCGCACCAACGCGGCGGGCGCCAACCTGAACCGTGAGTGGGCCGAGCCCACCCTGGGCCGCTCCCCCGAGGTGTTCTTGGTTCGCCAGAAAATGCAGGCCCTGGGCGTGGACTTGAATCTGGATGTGCATGGTGACGAAGGCCTGCCCTACAACTTCTGTGTCGGCACCGAAGGCACGCCGGGCTACTCAGCGCGCACAAAGGCGCTAGAAGAAACTTTCAAAACCAGCTGGACCAGCACCTGCCCTGATTTTCAAACCGAACAAGGTTACGGCAAGACCGAGCTAGGCAAGGCCAATATGACGCTGGCCACCAGCTGGATTGGCCAAACGTTTGACTGCCTGGCCTTCACGGTGGAGATGCCCTTCAAAGACAACGCTGACTTGCCCGACACCCAGATCGGCTGGAACGGCGAGCGCTCCAAGCGCCTGGGCGCCAGCGTGCTGCTGCCCGTTTTGGCGGTGGTGGACAAGCTGCGCTAAGGATTTCTTCAGGGGAGGCAGCCGCCGCTGTCTCCTGCCGATTTATCCCGCGTAGTAACTGGCTACGTAGTCCTCAAAGTCTTCCTGTGGCTGCGCTTCGACGCGGGCGTGTTCGGCCAGAGATTCCTGTACGCTGGCATCAAACTGCGCCAGCTTCTCGGCACTCAAGGGTTGCGCCAGCAAGCTGTCGTGGTGTTGCTGGGACTGTTTCATGGCGTATTTGAAATAGCCTTTGTGCTCCATGGCCGCTGCGAGTACCTGCGCCGAGGGCGTGGTTTCCGGGTGGTCAATGCGGTTGCGAAGGCTGGCCAGGGTGGTGGCGTAGGTGTCGCCACCGTAGGCGGCATCCAGCATCTCGGCAAACGGCTGCATGTCATCAAACAGGGCGTGTGCAATGGGTCGGAATGGCTGCTCGCGGTTGTGCACCAGCAAGTTCAGGTCTGGCTGACGGCCATGGTTGACGATGCGGGACTTGTTCTCTTCGTTCTCGCCCTGCTCGCGGGCCGTAATGGGCGGGCTCTCGCGGAACAGGCACATCAGCAAGAGCATGTCGGCAAACGTGCTTTGCTCAGGCGCGATGCCGATGTCCACAAAAGGATTCAGATCAAACAGGCGCACCTCGACGTATTCCACGCCATATTTTTTCAGCGCCAGGGCAGGGCGCTCATGGGCCTTGGCCACACGCTTGGGGCGAATGCCAGCGTAAAACTCGTTTTCAATCTGCAGCAGGTTGGCGTTGAGTTGTTTCCAGTGATCGCCGTCGCGCACG
Proteins encoded in this region:
- a CDS encoding AMP-binding protein translates to MPSAHIDTFANDHLPPAGKQPVFVFNLPELQFPAQLNCATELLDRHIDEGRGERLCIQAAGLRWTYADLREKANRIANVLVHDMGLVSGNRVLLHAPNTPMMAACWFAVIKAGGIAVATMPLLRAKELTAIVNKAEITHALCDAHLADEVQKTALQCPVLRQIRHFNYDGPDGLEAAMARQSGAFENVATAADDTCLIAFTSGTTGIPKATLHFHRDVMAICHCWPRHVLRPSADDVFIGSPPLAFTFGLGGLLLFPMSVGASTVLLEKAGPTQLLDGIQTFGATVLFTAPTSYRTLAARGLDIRKTALRRCISAGEALPVSTRTLWREATGIELIDGIGATEMLHIFISADEANARPGATGTVVPGYEARVVDEQGQPVPPGTIGKLAVRGPTGCRYLADERQANYVQDGWNLTGDAYLMDADGYFFYQARTDDMIISAGYNIASPEVEEALMLHPAVAECAVVGEPDAERGYIVKAFVALRAGHEPNESMIKTLQDFVKSTIAPYKYPRAIAFVSALPRTQTGKLQRFKLREFGQ
- a CDS encoding acyl-CoA dehydrogenase family protein, with the protein product MSDSHYLNWPFFEPRHGDLARRLDAWAAEHINQTHGDDVDAECKALVRSLGQAGWLQHAIGGTAYGGAGDSIDTRAICLIRETLARHNGLADFAFAMQGLGSGAISLAGTDAQKQHYLPRVARGEAIAAFALSEPDAGSDVGALQCRAEVEGDEVVLNGSKTWISNGGIADFYVVFARTGEAPGPRGISAFIVDADTPGFEVTERIQVIAPHPLATLQFTNCRIPLAQRVGAPAEGFKIAMRTLDVFRTSVAAASLGFARRALDEALHRATTRKMFNQTLADFQLTQAKLAQMATTVDSTALLTYRAAWQRDQGRNVTREAAMAKMSATEGAQQVIDAAVQIWGGLGVVSGQTVERLYREIRSLRIYEGATEVQQLIIARELLRDFPATQAS
- a CDS encoding enoyl-CoA hydratase family protein, encoding MNHTPIPPDPALRAGNHKLLAGYPAQHFKWQVEAGVGTVTLNRPERKNPLTFDSYAELRDLFSQLKYAQDVTVVVLTGAGGNFCSGGDVHEIIGPLIDLPAPELLMFTRMTGDLVKAMRACPQPIIAAVDGVCAGAGAILSMASDMRLGTARSKTAFLFNRVGLAGCDMGACAMLPRIIGQGRASEWLYTGRSIGGEEAERSGFFNRLCSPEELEIQVTALARDLAIGPTFANGITKTMLHQEWAMTIEQAIEAEAQAQTICMLTNDYKRAYEAFVAKQKPVFQGN
- a CDS encoding MarR family winged helix-turn-helix transcriptional regulator, which gives rise to MTSKTDPSRTLLTDADELGHEARSELGDHAALKLWLRLLASTTQIEDEIRRRLRNRFDTSLPRFDYMAQLYRQPDGLKMKDLSRYLMVTGGNVTGVTDELVRDGFVTRENSPADRRAWIVRLTEQGRKTFETMAQAHEQWILELFSGLDPSTVQQLYSQLGALRVHVVRVQEQTNKDNR
- a CDS encoding SDR family NAD(P)-dependent oxidoreductase, with product MPTPLTHPLAGRHALVTGGGSGIGAAVARQLVAAGAKVTVMGRRQDVLDALVATLPDQFHAVVADVADATQVTAAFASARNRFGPVQILINNAGQATSAPILKTDEALWQQMLAVNLTGTFLCSQAALPDMLQAGWGRVVNMASTAGLTGYAYVSAYCAAKHGVIGLTRALALEVAKKGITVNAVCPGYTDTDLLSDSIDNVMQKTGRSSVAARAGFAAGNPQGQLVQPLEVADTVLWLCGTGASAVTGQSIPVCGGEIMS